From Equus quagga isolate Etosha38 chromosome 3, UCLA_HA_Equagga_1.0, whole genome shotgun sequence, one genomic window encodes:
- the DRD5 gene encoding D(1B) dopamine receptor codes for MLPLGRNGTAYRARFGQQQRAQGGTVGGSEGAAPLGPAQVVTAGLLTLLIVWTLLGNVLVCAAIVSSRHLRAKMTNVFIVSLAVSDLFVALLVMPWKAVAEVAGYWPFGAFCDVWVAFDIMCSTASILNLCVISVDRYWAISRPFRYERKMTQRVALVMVGLAWTLSILISFIPVQLHWHRDKAGSWGGMDPPSNLANGTPWEEAGEPEGRAENCDSSLNRTYAISSSLISFYIPVAIMIVTYTRIYRIAQVQIRRISSLERAVEHAQSCRSRAACAPDTSLRTSIKKETKVLQTLSVIMGVFVCCWLPFFILNCMVPFCSGHPEGPRAAFPCVSETTFDVFVWFGWANSSLNPIIYAFNADFRKVFAQLLGCSHLCSRTPVETVNISNELMSYNQDTVFHKEIAAAYIHMIPNAVAPGHEEVDKEEEEGPFDRMSQISQTSPNGDPAADSVWELDCEREISLGKITPFTPNGFH; via the coding sequence ATGCTGCCACTGGGGCGCAACGGCACCGCGTACCGGGCGCGGTTCGGGCAGCAGCAGCGGGCGCAGGGGGGCACCGTGGGGGGCTCGGAGGGGGCGGCGCCGCTGGGGCCCGCGCAGGTGGTCACCGCCGGCCTCCTGACCCTGCTCATCGTCTGGACCCTTCTGGGCAACGTGCTGGTGTGCGCGGCCATCGTGAGCAGCCGCCACCTACGCGCCAAGATGACCAACGTCTTCATCGTGTCTCTGGCCGTGTCCGACCTCTTCGTGGCGCTGCTGGTCATGCCATGGAAGGCTGTCGCCGAGGTGGCCGGTTACTGGCCTTTTGGGGCCTTCTGCGACGTCTGGGTGGCCTTTGACATCATGTGCTCCACCGCCTCCATCCTGAACCTGTGCGTCATCAGCGTGGATCGCTACTGGGCCATCTCCAGGCCCTTCCGCTACGAGCGTAAGATGACCCAGCGCGTGGCCTTGGTCATGGTCGGCCTGGCCTGGACCTTGTCCATCCTCATCTCCTTCATCCCGGTCCAGCTCCACTGGCACAGGGACAAGGCAGGCTCCTGGGGCGGGATGGACCCGCCATCCAACCTGGCCAACGGGACGCCCTGGGAGGAAGCCGGGGAGccagaggggagggcagagaactgTGACTCCAGCCTGAACAGAACTTACGCAATCTCCTCCTCTCTCATCAGCTTCTACATCCCCGTGGCCATCATGATCGTAACCTACACGCGCATCTACCGCATCGCACAGGTGCAGATCCGCAGGATTTCCTCCTTGGAGAGAGCGGTGGAGCACGCGCAGAGTTGCCGGAGCCGCGCGGCCTGTGCGCCGGACACCAGCCTGCGGACATCCATCAAGAAGGAGACCAAGGTCCTCCAGACCCTGTCGGTGATCATGGGGGTCTTCGTGTGCTGCTGGCTGCCCTTCTTCATCCTTAACTGCATGGTCCCGTTCTGCAGCGGACACCCCGAGGGCCCGAGGGCCGCCTTCCCCTGCGTCAGCGAGACCACCTtcgatgtctttgtctggttcgGTTGGGCCAACTCCTCGCTCAACCCCATCATCTACGCCTTCAACGCCGACTTCCGGAAGGTGTTTGCCCAGCTGCTGGGGTGCAGCCACCTCTGCTCACGCACCCCGGTGGAGACAGTGAACATCAGCAATGAGCTCATGTCCTACAACCAAGACACCGTCTTCCACAAGGAGATCGCAGCCGCCTACATCCATATGATCCCCAACGCTGTGGCCCCGGGGCACGAGGAGGtggacaaggaggaggaggagggccctTTCGATCGTATGTCCCAGATCTCTCAGACGTCCCCCAATGGTGACCCTGCTGCAGATTCAGTCTGGGAGCTGGACTGTGAGAGGGAGATTTCATTAGGCAAAATAACGCCTTTCACCCCAAATGGATTCCATTAA